A single region of the Nicotiana sylvestris chromosome 6, ASM39365v2, whole genome shotgun sequence genome encodes:
- the LOC138871368 gene encoding uncharacterized protein, with product MSAPWPFVAWGMDVIGPIEPTASNRHRFIMVAIDYFTKWVEAVTFKSVTKKAVVDFVHSNIICQFGIPKVIIADNSANLNSHLMKEILRKMVQGSRQWHEKLPFALLGYHTTVHTSVGATPYLLVYGTEAVIPAEVEIPSLRTITEAKIDDDEWVKTQLEQLSLID from the exons atgtctgcaccttggccctttgttgcttggggaatggatgtcattggtccaattgagccgACAGCATCAAACAGGCATAGGTTTATtatggtggccattgattactttaccaagtgggttgaagctgtaactttcaagtccgtgaccaagaaggcagtggtggattttgttcattcaaacatCATTTGTCAGTTCGGGATTCCCAAGGTGATCATCGCAGACAATtctgctaatctcaatagtcatttgatgaaagag atacttcgtaagatggttcaaggttctaggcagtggcatgaaaagctgccttttgcCTTACTAggttatcacactactgttcacacttcagtaggtgcaactccttatttgctagtatatggaactgaggcagttatacctgcagaagttgagattccatcccttcggacTATTACAGAAGctaaaattgatgatgatgagtgggtcaaaacccagctagagcagttgagtttgattgattaG